The Haloplanus sp. CK5-1 genome contains a region encoding:
- a CDS encoding uracil-DNA glycosylase has product MDPAQDHPDNPFGMDPDCRNCPNLCDERTNVVHGYGDVGADFLFVGGRPGPGSDRTGVPFTGDPAGERLQRILGELEFSESPPDAARPELDDAYLTYLTRCRHPDRGPTDEEVATCDPYLTADVRMINPEIIVPIGDRALRGIAVEHTTRAAAELDATESHATTIRGRGFELVPMRSLADQTNAETEAFVEHVAESVLGRDYRQTKGRSGARD; this is encoded by the coding sequence GTGGACCCAGCACAGGATCACCCCGACAACCCCTTCGGCATGGACCCCGACTGCCGGAACTGTCCGAACCTCTGTGACGAACGGACGAACGTCGTCCACGGCTACGGCGACGTGGGCGCGGATTTCCTCTTCGTCGGCGGCCGTCCCGGACCGGGGTCGGACCGCACCGGCGTCCCCTTCACCGGCGACCCGGCCGGCGAACGGCTCCAACGCATCCTCGGGGAGTTGGAGTTCTCGGAATCGCCACCCGACGCCGCCCGGCCGGAGTTGGACGACGCCTACCTCACCTACCTCACCCGGTGTCGACACCCCGACCGCGGGCCGACCGACGAGGAGGTGGCCACCTGCGACCCCTACCTCACCGCCGACGTGCGCATGATCAACCCGGAGATCATCGTCCCGATCGGTGACCGCGCGCTCCGGGGTATCGCGGTCGAACACACGACCCGGGCCGCAGCGGAACTCGACGCGACCGAATCCCACGCCACCACCATCCGCGGGCGGGGCTTCGAACTCGTCCCGATGCGCTCGCTCGCCGACCAGACCAACGCCGAGACGGAGGCGTTCGTCGAACACGTCGCCGAGTCGGTACTCGGTCGGGATTACCGGCAGACGAAGGGACGGAGCGGTGCCCGCGACTGA